One Epinephelus lanceolatus isolate andai-2023 chromosome 10, ASM4190304v1, whole genome shotgun sequence genomic region harbors:
- the uts2r3 gene encoding urotensin-2 receptor, whose amino-acid sequence MDLSGSLPPPSPYTFPIIPNFSAPSSSPSISPSPSLASTALFCSLLSLLSLMGITGNLYTLGLLLKRRRTRRRRGAGPACCLMRVPVPSCLANSSSPSSTPISSSSPSSSLYLQVLSLALADLLYLFTAPFIVYDSLASGWAFGELGCRLLLSLDLLTMHASIFTLTAMSLDRYRAVAHPLHTSSSNSSSLLRVGLAWGLAVALSLPMMITLHLEDGENQEGQLCVPAWDEQSSKAYLSVLFCTSILGPGLAIGALYATLGRLYWVSQTRPAWASGGSSAGPPRAPKPKVLLLILGIVLAFWACFLPFWIWQLLPLYQPDMLRTVPVGTQVTVNRILTGLTYGNSCVNPFFYTLLTGKRRRNRQTLTSANQLSRKSSPLQ is encoded by the coding sequence ATGGACCTCTCAGGCTCTTTGCCTCCACCTTCCCCATACACCTTCCCTATCATCCCCAATTTCtctgccccctcctcctctccctccatctccccaTCACCCAGCCTGGCTTCCACGGCTCTCTTctgctccctcctctccctcctctccttaaTGGGCATCACAGGAAACCTGTACACTCTGGGCCTCCTTCTGAAGCGCAGGAGAACTAGGAGAAGACGTGGAGCAGGACCGGCCTGCTGCCTAATGAGAGTACCTGTCCCATCCTGCCTCGCCaactcctcctccccttcctccacccccatctcttcttcctctccctcctcctctctttatcTCCAGGTGCTGAGCCTCGCTCTCGCTGATCTGCTCTACCTTTTCACTGCCCCCTTCATTGTGTACGACAGCCTGGCGTCCGGCTGGGCCTTTGGCGAACTGGGCTGCCGCCTCCTCCTGAGCCTCGACCTCCTCACCATGCACGCCTCCATCTTCACTCTCACCGCCATGAGTCTGGACCGCTACCGGGCTGTGGCTCATCCCCtgcacacctcctcctccaactCCTCCAGCCTGCTGCGTGTAGGCCTGGCCTGGGGGCTGGCTGTGGCTCTTAGCCTGCCCATGATGATCACACTGCACCTGGAGGATGGGGAGAACCAGGAGGGCCAGCTGTGTGTGCCGGCGTGGGACGAACAGAGCTCCAAGGCCTACCTGAGCGTGCTCTTCTGCACCAGCATTCTTGGTCCTGGGCTGGCCATCGGAGCACTTTACGCTACTCTAGGCCGGCTTTACTGGGTGTCTCAAACCAGGCCTGCTTGGGCCAGCGGGGGCAGCAGTGCTGGTCCTCCCCGTGCCCCCAAACCCAaagtcctcctcctcatcctcggCATTGTCCTGGCCTTCTGGGCCTGCTTCCTCCCTTTCTGGATCTGGCAGCTGCTGCCTCTCTACCAGCCCGACATGCTGCGGACAGTACCAGTGGGGACACAGGTGACAGTAAATCGTATCCTCACAGGGCTGACGTACGGGAACTCTTGTGTGAATCCATTTTTCTACACGCTATTGACTGGAAAACGAAGACGCAACCGGCAGACGCTGACATCAGCAAATCAGCTCAGCCGTAAGAGCAGTCCACTGCAGTAG
- the kcnj14 gene encoding ATP-sensitive inward rectifier potassium channel 14, which translates to MMGAARVKRRFSAVVDGPVEEEEVMRLAQSAADTARAGGSPTGSGTPTSPSPTHALNGKPLPLQSNTNNARRQSAIGESVGGDAGEGGVRAGGMCSGLRGSSVGGRGKGHSSSDQESLSSPVTTNRRRTRRSSRRPRQRFVGKDGRCNVTFVNMSERGQRYLSDLFTTCVDIRWRWMLVIFTLSFLLSWLLFGFAFWLIASLHGDLSIRLTPSSGSSPGSGEAGSGGESDREAVVEEPCFLQVNSFMAAFLFSLETQTSIGYGFRSVTEECPLAVVAVVLQCIVGCIIDAFIIGAVMAKIAKPKKRNETLVFSDTAVVALRDGKLCMMWRVGNLRKSHLVEAHVRAQLLKPRVTEEGEFLPLDNMDINVGFDTGTDRIFLVSPVTIVHEINDESPFFEIDQKTLENDSELEVVVILEGMVEATAMTTQCRSSYLASEILWGHRFEPVLFERKDCYQVDYSFFHRTYKIPTTPSCSAKELAEQKYIQSSRSSFCYENEVALQLVSPDDEPDQDPECPSPVTRRQSLAEHLHYN; encoded by the exons ATGATGGGAGCGGCACGTGTGAAACGCCGCTTCAGTGCTGTGGTGGATGGGCcagttgaggaggaggaggtcatgAGGCTGGCACAGAGTGCTGCAGATACGGCTAGGGCAGGGGGGAGTCCAACGGGGTCAGGGACCCCAACCAGCCCCTCCCCGACCCATGCCCTGAATGGCAAACCTCTACCTCTCCAGAGCAACACCAACAATGCACGGAGGCAGAGTGCCATTGGAGAGTCAGTTGGGGGAGACGCAGGAGAAGGCGGGGTGAGAGCAGGAGGAATGTGCTCAGGGCTAAGAGGCAGTAGtgtaggaggaagaggaaaaggcCATTCATCCTCGGACCAGGAATCACTCTCTTCCCCCGTCACTACCAACCGCCGGCGCACCAGGCGCTCAAGCCGCCGGCCCCGTCAGCGCTTTGTGGGCAAGGACGGACGCTGCAACGTCACCTTCGTCAACATGAGCGAGAGGGGCCAGCGCTACCTTAGCGACCTCTTCACCACCTGTGTGGACATCCGCTGGCGCTGGATGCTGGTCATCTTCACcctctccttccttctctcctgGCTGCTCTTTGgatttgccttctggctcattGCCTCCTTGCATGGGGACCTCTCCATTCGGCTCACCCCCAGCTCGGGTTCCTCTCCAGGTTCCGGGGAGGCGGGGTCTGGAGGAGAGTCTGATAGAGAGGCAGTGGTTGAGGAGCCGTGCTTCCTTCAGGTGAACAGCTTCATGGCGGCCTTTCTATTCTCCTTGGAGACGCAGACATCTATCGGTTACGGTTTCAGAAGCGTGACCGAAGAATGTCCCCTGGCGGTGGTGGCGGTCGTTTTGCAGTGCATTGTGGGCTGCATTATTGACGCCTTCATCATCGGGGCAGTTATGGCAAAGATTGCCAAGCCCAAGAAGCGCAACGAGACACTGGTGTTCTCTGACACAGCTGTGGTGGCGCTGAGGGATGGGAAACTCTGCATGATGTGGAGGGTCGGAAACCTACGCAAGAGCCACCTGGTAGAGGCACATGTTCGAGCACAGCTACTGAAG CCAAGGGTAACCGAAGAGGGGGAGTTCCTCCCGCTGGACAACATGGACATCAACGTGGGATTTGACACTGGCACGGACCGCATCTTCTTGGTCTCGCCAGTGACAATTGTCCATGAGATCAACGACGAGTCACCCTTCTTTGAGATCGACCAAAAGACCCTGGAGAATGACTCTGAATTGGAGGTAGTGGTCATACTCGAGGGCATGGTGGAGGCCACAGCCATGACCACACAGTGCCGTAGCTCCTATCTGGCTTCTGAGATCCTCTGGGGACACCGCTTCGAACCAGTGCTCTTCGAGAGGAAAGACTGCTACCAG GTGGACTACTCGTTCTTCCATCGAACATACAAAATCCCGACGACACCTTCATGCAGTGCTAAAGAGCTGGCCGAGCAGAAGTACATTCAAAGCTCACGCTCATCATTCTGCTATGAGAACGAAGTTGCTCTGCAGCTCGTCTCTCCTGATGATGAGCCTGACCAAGACCCTGAGTGTCCCTCTCCAGTGACCCGAAGGCAATCCCTGGCAGAACATCTCCACTACAACTGA